One Lepus europaeus isolate LE1 chromosome X, mLepTim1.pri, whole genome shotgun sequence genomic window carries:
- the LOC133753545 gene encoding melanoma-associated antigen B10-like: protein MPRGRKSKLRAQAKRRQAQEEPQNLVSAQATAGVTERAHSSSSNRVSTPQRSTASGATSTTAAAVSHARYDNQVRERPTSSQAQVAFGHLCSAPLDENVVTLVQYLLLKYQMKEPIWKADVMRNIIRLPKSHFHEILMKASEYMELIFGLDIRKLDPNRHIYVLINKLDISYDAKLGDDEGIPKTGLLMTILGVIFARGNCATEEQIWQILNIMGIYDGRRHFIFGDPRKLITEDLVKAKYLIYREVPNTIPPRHEFLWGPRAYAETSKMKVLEFLAKVHDIAPTAFTSWYAEALRDEEERARTRAAARARIRAIADARSRALLIRPSHTSKV from the coding sequence ATGCCTCGGGGTCGTAAGAGCAAGCTCCGAGCCCAGGCAAAACGCCGTCAGGCCCAGGAAGAGCCTCAGAATCTGGTGAGTGCTCAGGCCACGGCAGGAGTGACAGAACGGGCCCACTCTTCTTCATCTAATCGTGTCAGTACTCCCCAGAGATCAACTGCTTCTGGGGCCACCAGCACTACTGCTGCAGCTGTTTCACATGCAAGATACGATAACCAAGTGAGGGAAAGGCCAACATCCTCACAGGCCCAGGTTGCCTTTGGGCACTTATGTAGTGCCCCTCTGGATGAGAATGTGGTTACTTTGGTGCAATACTTGCTGCTCAAGTATCAAATGAAAGAgcctatttggaaggcagatgtgATGAGAAATATAATCCGTTTGCCCAAGAGCCACTTCCATGAGATCTTGATGAAAGCTTCTGAGTACATGGAGCTGATCTTTGGCCTTGACATAAGGAAGCTGGATCCCAACAGGCACATCTATGTCCTCATCAACAAGTTGGATATAAGCTACGATGCAAAGCTGGGCGATGATGAAGGAATCCCCAAGACTGGCTTGCTAATGACAATCTTGGGTGTGATCTTTGCGAGGGGCAACTGTGCCACTGAGGAGCAAATATggcaaattttaaatataatgggGATATATGATGGGAGGAGGCATTTCATTTTTGGGGATCCCAGGAAGCTTATCACCGAGGATTTGGTGAAAGCAAAATACCTGATATACCGGGAGGTTCCCAATACTATTCCTCCACGCCATGAATTCTTATGGGGCCCAAGAGCTTATGCTGAAACAAGTAAGATGAAAGTCCTTGAGTTTTTAGCCAAGGTCCATGATATTGCCCCTACTGCCTTTACATCGTGGTATGCGGAAGCTTTGAGAGATGAGGAAGAGAGAGCCCGAACCAGAGCTGCCGCTAGAGCTCGCATTAGAGCCATAGCTGATGCACGTTCCAGGGCCTTACTCATCAGGCCCTCCCACACTAGTAAAGTTTGA
- the LOC133752850 gene encoding melanoma-associated antigen B10-like, giving the protein MPRGQKSKLRAREKRRQAQKDPQNLVDAQRSEYSPSSSAHSNDIPRSSLTGTLSNPQGPETVTFPTTTAAAAPATRSNENTTRPGSTQSPSTMENFPNGPVDEKVVMLVHYLLYKYQMKEPISKAEILKNIIQVYRSQFHEILRKASQHLELIFGLDLKEVDPNKHIYVLINKLESNCDASLSDEIRVPKTGLLMTILGVIFTNGNCATEEKIWEVLNMMGLYDGSVHFVYGEPRKLITKDLVKEKYLEYRQVPHSDPPRYEFLWGPRAHAETSKMKVLEFLAKIHSTVPSAFVSEHEEALRDEEERAQARIAARARASERANARSTAMPGSTSNS; this is encoded by the coding sequence ATGCCTAGAGGGCAGAAGAGTAAACTCCGTGCCCGGGAAAAACGCCGTCAGGCCCAAAAAGATCCCCAAAATCTGGTGGATGCTCAAAGATCTGAGTATTCCCCCTCTTCATCTGCTCATTCCAATGATATTCCCCGGAGTTCACTTACTGGAACACTCAGCAACCCCCAAGGCCCTGAGACAGTCACATTCCCCACCACTACTGCTGCAGCTGCTCCAGCTACACGATCAAATGAAAATACCACAAGGCCAGGGTCCACACAAAGCCCATCAACCATGGAGAATTTCCCCAACGGCCCTGTAGATGAGAAGGTAGTTATGCTGGTGCATTACTTGCTGTACAAGTATCAAATGAAAGAGCCAATTAGTAAGGCAGAAATCCTGAAAAACATAATCCAAGTATACAGGAGCCAGTTCCATGAGATCCTGAGAAAAGCTTCTCAGCACCTGGAGCTGATATTTGGCCTTGACTTGAAGGAAGTGGACCCCAACAAGCATATCTACGTGCTCATCAACAAATTGGAATCAAATTGTGATGCGAGTTTGAGTGATGAAATAAGAGTCCCCAAGACTGGCCTGCTGATGACAATTCTGGGTGTGATCTTTACAAATGGCAATTGTGCCACGGAGGAGAAAATCTGGGAAGTGCTAAATATGATGGGGCTATATGATGGGAGTGTGCACTTTGTCTATGGAGAGCCTAGGAAGCTCATCACCAAAGACTTGGTGAAAGAAAAGTACCTGGAGTACCGGCAGGTGCCCCATAGTGATCCTCCACGCTATGAGTTCCTGTGGGGTCCAAGAGCTCATGCTGAAACAAGCAAAATGAAAGTCCTGGAGTTTTTGGCCAAGATCCACAGTACAGTTCCCAGTGCCTTTGTATCCGAGCATGAAGAGGCTTTAAGAGATGAGGAAGAGAGAGCCCAAGCTAGAATTGCAGCCAGAGCTCGCGCAAGTGAGAGAGCCAATGCACGTTCCACAGCCATGCCTGGAAGCACCTCTAACTCCTAA
- the LOC133752851 gene encoding melanoma-associated antigen B10-like, producing MPRGQKSKQRAREKRRQARGQQESVEHAQATVVEEEESPSFSASNTEDVIEELPGAAAPSNEQEPEMATGAAAVVSYARSKEGTNNPGRERPSASQARAAMKHLQSGPLAERVAMLVHYLLYKYQVRESVTKADMLKNVIQMYKHHFPEILKKASERLELVFGLDIKEVDPNRSIYVLVNKLEPNYNARVTDNRGVPKTGLLMIILGVIFTKGNCATEEQVWEVLNMMGVYEDSIHFIFGDPKKLVTEDLVQDRYLEYRQVPDSDPPRYELLWGPRSYAETSKMRVLEFLAKIHDTVPSAFPVWYEEALQDEEERAQARVAARARISALARARSKALTSSLPCPK from the coding sequence ATGCCCCGGGGTCAGAAGAGTAAGCAACGTGCCCGTGAGAAACGTCGCCAGGCACGAGGACAACAGGAGAGTGTGGAACACGCTCAGGCCACTGTAGTGGAGGAAGAAGAATCGCCCTCTTTCTCAGCTTCCAATACCGAAGATGTTATCGAAGAGCTACCTGGTGCTGCAGCACCCAGCAATGAGCAAGAGCCTGAAATGGCCACTGGTGCTGCTGCAGTTGTTTCATACGCAAGATCTAAAGAAGGCACCAACAACCCAGGTAGAGAAAGGCCAAGTGCCTCACAGGCCCGGGCTGCCATGAAGCACTTGCAAAGTGGCCCTCTAGCTGAGAGGGTTGCCATGCTGGTGCATTACCTGCTCTACAAGTATCAAGTGAGAGAGTCTGTTACCAAGGCAGACATGCTGAAAAATGTAATCCAGATGTACAAGCATCACTTCCCTGAGATCCTGAAGAAAGCCTCAGAACGCCTGGAGCTGGTCTTTGGCCTTGATATTAAAGAAGTGGATCCCAACAGAAGCATTTATGTCCTGGTCAACAAATTGGAGCCAAACTACAACGCAAGAGTGACTGATAACAGAGGTGTGCCGAAGACAGGCCTGCTGATGATTATCTTGGGTGTGATCTTCACAAAGGGCAACTGTGCCACCGAGGAGCAAGTCTGGGAAGTGCTGAATATGATGGGCGTATATGAAGATAGCATTCACTTCATTTTTGGGGATCCCAAGAAGCTCGTTACCGAAGATTTGGTGCAGGATAGGTACCTGGAGTACCGCCAGGTGCCCGACAGTGATCCTCCACGCTATGAGTTGCTGTGGGGTCCAAGATCTTATGCTGAAACCAGCAAGATGAGAGTCCTTGAGTTTTTGGCCAAGATTCATGATACCGTGCCCAGTGCCTTCCCAGTCTGGTATGAAGAGGCACTGCAAGATGAGGAAGAGAGAGCCCAAGCCAGAGTTGCGGCCAGGGCTCGCATTAGTGCCTTGGCCAGAGCACGTTCCAAGGCCTTGACCAGCAGCCTTCCTTGCCCCAAGTAA